In Osmerus eperlanus unplaced genomic scaffold, fOsmEpe2.1 SCAFFOLD_53, whole genome shotgun sequence, the genomic stretch cctccctccctcccttccttgtcctctcttgtgctctccctccctctgtaagAAAATATGTAGGAAAGGAATTTCTAATCCATCTAAGAGTTTAAAACAGATCCAGGACCAGGAGGTACCTGGGCATTCTCCGTAGCGCACCATGGTGGCACCTAACCTCTGATCTGATCCCAGGTCAGTCCTTACACTCTAATCCCCAGCCAAGCTCTGCTATAAGAGCCTAGAGGCTGGACCTACCagaccactctcctctcctccggtcCTCTCCACCGGTCCTCTTCATCTATCCTCCCCTCTACTATTCCACCCTCTCTTCTTCACTaccttaccctctcctcctcctctccgcacCATGTTCCCTCTCTACTTCCTTGGACTCCTCTTTATCGCGCCCCGGACAGACGacaagagagaggatagagagagcgggaaggagagagagagcgggaaggagagagagagcgggaaggagagagagagcagggctaGGAGCGAGCGAGGGTGCACTGGGTTTGATCGTGGGGACGTGCTGGAGGTGTCCCGGGCTGTGTTCACCCACTACGGGGTGtacctgggggggggcagggtggcacATCTGGTACCAGACATCCTGCCTGTCGTGTCTGACGACCTGCAAGCCATCGCTCAGACCGTCACCAACACCAGGTTCCTGCTGGGGATACTGGCTAAGGTGAGGGGACTGagagacctgtctctctctctacctgtctgtctgagggacctgtctctctatgtgtctgtctgagggacctgtctctctacctgtctgtctgagggacctgtctctctacctgtctgtctgagggacctgtctctctacctgtctgtctgagggacctgtctctctctctctacctgtctgagggacctgtctctctctctacctgtctgtgtgagggaccTGTCTCTCTACGTGTCTGTCTGagggacctgtctctctctctctacctgtctgtctgagggacctgtgctctctctctctctacctgtctgtctgtctgagagacctgtctctttctctctctctacctgtctgagAGACCTGTCTCTttctacatgtctgtctgagagacctatctctttctctctacctgtctgtctgagggacctgtctctttctctctacctgtctgtctgagggacCTGTCTCTTTCTACGTGTCTGTCTGagggacctgtctctctctctcactctgaagGGTCTCTGACCTGTATACCTGTCTATAAGATATCTGGTTACCCGCCTGCCTATTTGTCTATCTGATGacatgtctgtcttcctgtctgtctgtctgtctgtctgtctgtctgtctgtctgtctgtggtcctctctgtgctctctcagGTGGCGAGTGTCAGGATGGACAAGGTGGAGGACTTTGCTTATGGATCAGAGATCGTCGTCAACCGCACAGACAAGGtgggatacacacatacacatcaaacatttacttacaaacacacattcaaactcacgatgtgtgtgtatatgtgtgtgtatatgtgtgtgtgtagctggttaGCCGTCCCCccctgcagggagaggaggttgcTCGCAGAGCAGAGAAGCTCCTGGGTCTAGCAAACTTCAGCCTGCTGTGGTGGAACTGTGAACACTACACCATGTACTGTCGCTACGCTAGCAGCATGAGCTTCCAGAGCGCTCAGGTacaccagagatgggaagtaaccaagtacaaatactttacacacacccgcacacacacacacacacacacacacacatacaggcacttTGAGGTTGTTGTCACACCGTTAATCTCAGTTGTTATTCGGCTGCTACACTAGGAGAACCTGAATAAAAGGATTTATCTACCGCTAGCTTAGCAAACACGGGAGCTATTGTTAGTATGGAGTAAGCTCTGTTACAAAACATATTATAGCAAACAGCTTAGAGAACATATCGTGGAAACGTGTTTTGCATGGTTACGTCGTAGGCTACATTTTGACAAAATACATGGTAACCTATTTACATGTTCACTGAATTAAAGCTTTAAGGCAATGAGGCGAGGCTAGATCTCACTGGTAGCTATATTAGTCCTACTCGGGGGTGTTACAGAATAAACAAACTTGTTGAGTAGAAGTGAGATAAAGTTGTTGGATGCCTGTGAAATGACGGGGTAGAGGAATGCTGCCCCTTAGTGTTCAGAAGCGTCCAACCGTTCACAACTTTAACAAGCTCTGTCATTTAAAGCCAACCGCCTTGGTAGTTTTTGGCATCATTTATTCTCACAAGAAGCATGTTTTTCCTTCCTTTTTACCTAGTTCTGCTTAACGGCGCGAAAATACCTTTTGAGGCGGGCGAGCGCCTACCTGAGTGCAGCCCTCGGGCTGTTCCTGATGGTCTACCTGGACGCGGTGTCCCTGTTCTCGGCCTTCGCCATCTTCTTCGTCTCCATCAACGTCTGGATGGCCGTTTAGGAACTAGGCCTATACCGAACGGTAACGGACCAACGGGTGTCGGAAAGGACAGagtgaaaaataataataataatacgggAGTAAACGGTTAGTGTATAGAACGTTAATGAACTGTTTTGTGATCTAATATTTTTTTCGTGGAGAGTTGTTCTTCACAAGGACATTGTAGACCTAGTCTCATTGTAGGCTAAATCCTTCACTCCTATTGAGGCCTATTGTTAGAACTATGCACCttgattctttttttattttatttttttctgtatATAATTAACTCAGCCAATGTGTGCATTTCGACCTGCATGTAAAAGTGAAATTGTTTAACGTTAACATTAAAGACCGTGTAattttgatcaaaacagaaaaaTAAACTAAAAAGTGAATAAATTGTGTAATGGGCTGAATAAAAATAATTTCTGGAATATCCCGCCTTTATGACTGGAAAACAGGCGCTGATTGGCTGAAACGGGGTGTCGTATGACCCAAGTCTACATTAGTGAGGATAATTTATAGCGAAGAGTTGTCCTCTTAAGTTTAGCTAAATAACCTTAAAGTCTGACAGTTATCTATTGGAAATTTGCAATTTTATTAAAATAGTAAAAGACCACGGTTGGTAAGTGACTAAAGTGTGCTAGAAATCGTTTTATATTCTACCGTTATATTACCGTTGGTTCCTCTCCGGTCTTTAGCTGCAGTAACTCCGGTAGGGTAgcagctagctagagctagctagcctgagataacgctagctagctggctaattcCCCTTTAACTAACACTCGTCATTTATCACCGAAAAGTCTATTATCTCTATAAATTCCTCACATACTGTTTGTAAAAGTAAACGAGCTCTCTAGCTAACCAACGATAATGAAGAAAAAGAGCTTAAATTCGTCTCTGTCACGACAGCCGGTAAGTAGCTAGCGAGCTAACCGTGGAGGAGGATAATGAACGGAGACGCTTGCAGCGCGCTGATGCACGAAGACGGCGGAACGGACAGTCCGAACGAAGCGGCTCTGCTCGCGCTCATGGAGAAAACCGGCTACAGCATGGTCCAGGAGAACGGCCAGAGGAAGTTTGGCGGACCCccaccaggtgagtgtgtgtgtgtgtgtgttgaaccatGGTTGAAGCCTACTTTTCCTGCTGGATGATCCTGTAGTTTTACACTTGTACAGACGTGTGTGACATGGTTAACTGGAAGTGTGATAGGCCACGTGTGTACCGTGTAACACGCCAGGCCCCAGGAGTTTAGGAAAGTGTGCTCAATATTTCCCATAACATTTTTTCATTCTaccacccctccccactcccctcttctctttcccctcccccccctccccctcctccaggctgggaggggcccccgcccccccggggCTGTGAGGTGTTTGTGGGGAAGATCCCCAGGGACATGTACGAGGATGAGCTGGTGCCGGTGTTCGAGAGAGCCGGCAGAATCTACGAGTTCAGGCTCATGATGGAGTTCAGCGGAGAGAACCGGGGCTACGCTTTCGTTATGTACACCACCAGGTAGGCCGTACACCACCAGGTAGGCCGTACACCACCAGGTAGGCCGTACACCACCAGGTAGGCCGTACACCACCAGGTAGGCCGTACACCACCAGGTAGGCTGTACACCACCAGGTAGGCTGTACTCCACCAGGTACGGTATACACCACCAGGTAGACTGTACACCACCAGGTAGACTGTACACCACCAGGTAGACTGTACTCCACCAGGTACGGTGTACACCACCAGGTAGGCTGTACACCACCAGGTAGACTGTACACCACCAGGTAGACTGTACTCCACCAGGTACGGTGTACACCACCAGGTAGGCTGTACTCCACCAGGTACGGTGTACACCACCAGGTAGGCTGTACACCACCAGGTAGGCTGTACTCCACCAGGTAGACTGTACACCACCAGGTAGGCTGTACTCCACCAGGTACGGTGTACACCACCAGGTAGACTGTACTCCACCAGGTACGGTGTACACCACCAGGTAGGCTGTACACCACCAGGTACGGTGTACACCACCAGGTAGACTGTACTCCACCAGGTACGGTGTACACCACCAGGTAGACTGTACTCCACCAGGTACGGTGTACACCACCAGGTAGGCTGTACTCCACCAGGTACGGTGTACACCACCAGGTAGACTGGACACCACCAGGTAGGCTGTACACCCTCCCAAacacaacctccctccctccccaggtaacctccctctccccttctccccccagagAGGCAGCCCAGAGGGCCATCCAGATGCTGGATAACCATGAGATCCGCCCGGGGAAgtttgtgggggtgtgtgtgagtctggacaACTGCAGGCTCTTCATCGGCTCCATCCCTAAGGACAAGAGGAAGGAGGACATACTGGAGGAGATGAGCAAGGtgacgtgcgcacacacacacacacacacaccatacacacacacacaccatacacacgcacacaccatacacacacacacaccatacacacacaccatacacacacacacaccatacacacacacacaccatacacacacaccatacacacacacaccatacacacacacacaccatacacacacacaccatacacacacacacaccatacacacacaccatacacacacacaccatacacacacaccatacacacacacacacaccatacacacacaccatacacacacaccatacacacacacaccatacacacacacacaccatacacacacacaccatacacacacacacacaccatacacacacaccatacacacacacaccatacacacgcacacaccatacacacacacacacacataggaggaGGCTTATTCCGTGTTAGTGTGTCTTTTCTCATGATTATTTTCAGTCAGCTGTAAAGATGGGTTTACTGGTGTGCTAAATTACCACtgcggtgtttgtgtgtgtgtgtgctcctgtgtgtcccctcctgtgtgcgtgtcccctctcctgtgtgtgtgtgtgtgtgtgtgctcctgtgtgtcccctcctgtgtgtgtgtcccctctcctgtgtgtgtgtgtgtgtgtgtgcaggtgacagAGGGCGTAGTAGACGTCATAGTGTATCCCAGCGCTACAGACAAGACTAAGAACAGAGGCTTTGCCTTCATAGAGTACGAGTCTCACAAGGCTGCTGCTATGGCCCGCAGGAAGCTCAtaccaggtacacacgcacacacacacacacacacacacacgccacagagTCGACATTCACACTTAAGCAGGAAGGTTTGGTCCCAGTAACCATCAGATGTTTCACTACCTCTGTATCCTGTAGAGGGCAGCACAGCACATCTGAAGCACACAAcggtctggatgtgtgtgtctcctgtgtgtgtctcctgtgtgtgtgtgtctcctgtgtgtttcctgtgtgtgtgtgtgtgcaggtacgtTCCAGCTGTGGGGCAGCACCATCCAGGTGGACTGGGCGGAGCCTGAGCGAGACGTGGACGAGGACACCATGCAGCAGGTGCGCGTCCTCTACGTCCGCAACCTGATGCTGTCCACCACGGAGGACGCCCTGCGTCGCGAGTTCTCCCGGCTCCGCCCCGGCGCCGTGGAGCGCGTCAAGAAGCTCACCGACTACGCCTTCGTCCACTTCCATTCCCGCGACGACGCCCTGGCCGCGCTGCAGCGCATGAACGGAGCGCTGATCGACGGAGCGGCTGTGGAGGTGACGCTGGCCAAGCCCGTCTgccgggagggggggaggggcgggaggagggggggaggaggagacatgggaggagggggaggtgggagtgggggaggagggggagggtttaTGTTCCTCCCccgagaagatggagggatggggggagtcgGAGGAGGGGGAATGGAGAACATGCGCTCCCCCTTCCTGCTGGGGCTGTCTgcggggggagacgggggaggcgtggggggggagaggtgtgtgtaccCCCTGGTCCCGggcgctcctctctccccagcctccctgcaGAGCCTGCGGCCCGGGCAGCTGGCCTCGGCCGTCTCCCTGCTGGAGCTCTGCTGCCTCCAGAACTCCTGGAGCGCCCCAGAGTACCTGCTGCTGTCCTGCCCCGGGCCGCACCACAAGACCCTGCTCATCTACAAGGTGTGGAGCCTGATGGCCTGGTGATAACCTGGTCCTACATGCATGGCTGGTCCTCACTGTCTAAACTCCATAAAAACCTTCTGCTCCATGATCATTAAAGctgtttacctgtgtgtctgtgtgtgtgtatgtgtctgtgtgtgtctctgtgtgtatctctgtgtgtgtgtgtctgtgtgtgtgtgtgtgtgtgcaggtggtgaTCTCCAGGAGCAGCTTCCTGCCTGATaagctgtgttcctgtgtggaggACGCCAAGGAGCTGGCAGCACAGAACGCTCTCTGGAGCTtgggtgggcacacacacacacagaacgctCTCTGGAAActgggtgacacacacacacacactctgaagcacacacacttttcttaAATTcttcaattgtgtgtgtgtgtgtgtgtgtgtgactgcagacTGCTCCATCCTGAGCGGGGGTTCTCCCAGTAGCTtgtctcctcctgctgctgggcTGCTGTCATACAGCTGCAGGGccttcccctgccccctctcccccccgctgcccaccagccccctccagaGGATCTACCTCCCCAACCAGCCCTCCGTCTTCTTCTGACCCCctaggtgaggggggtggggcgggggagagagacggagggtagggagaggagtgagggaggagagaggggggggagggagatgagggagggaggagagggggggagggagaggagagagggagggagggaggagaaagggagggagggagggaggagaaagggggggagggagaggagagggggggagggaggagagagggggggagggagaggagagagtgagggaggagaaagggggggagggagaggagggagggaggagaaagggggggagggagaggagggagggaggagagggggggagggagaggggggggtagtgtgtgagTAAGTTATTACTTATAACTAAGTGATTAGTTATCGTTAAGTGATTGTGTTTGGTaggagtgtgtttgtttagtttagtgtgtttgatgtgtgtgtttagtaggagtgtgtgtatttggtgtgtgtctctgatcaGTAAGTTTCTGGTTAAAACCTCCAGGTTTCCTGACCGAGAAACAcctgtagagaggaggaggaaggaggagaggacgagagggaggagaggaggaggaaggaagagaggacgagagggaggagaggaggaggaaggaagagaggaggagagagaggaggaggaggagaggaggaggaagtaagagaggacgagagggaggagaggaggaggaaggacgagagggaggagaggaggaggaaggaatagaggacgagagggaggagaggaggagagagagaaggaggagaggaggaaggaagagaggacgagagggaggagagagaggaggaaggaagggaggagaggaggaggaaggaagagaggacgagagggaggagaggaggagagagaggaggaggaggaggaaggaagagaggacgagagggaggagaggaggaggaaggaagagaggacgagagggaggagaggaggagggagggagggagaaaatgtTGTTGTATATTTTAGTTCTGGTTCTGTTCCTTTAGAACCAGTGAGGTTTGTAGTTCTGAACCTGCTTGTTCTTGGTTCTGTTGACGTTCTAGGTTCTTTTCAGCTTGaggttcacaaacacacaatcacaagaCATAGGTATGAATGTACAAGGCTTATCGCTACAAGATGGTAGAGAAAGCAGTTTAAGCTGAAACGGCAATGCCTTCATTTGAGTACAGAACTTGAATACGTGAACGCAGGTGTGGTTCTGACACACAGGTACGGTTTTGTTACTGTGGTTCAGTGCTGGTTAGCTGCGTGATTTAAACAGATCCATTTTATTTAATTATCTCTTCCTTGTGAACCTAAAATGCCTTTTAACACACAGCCAAAACGCCAATATGATTATACAGAAATTCTTTGTGCATATAAACAAAAAGAAACCCCTTAGGAATatcaatatatatttataaagaAATCCCTTATTCAATATTAATATCTTAATTATCAATATCATTACAATAAACAGACCCTTTGTGAATATCAATATAATTACAAACAGATGTGAGATTCTTTGTGTAGTGTAATTACAAAGACATTAATTATTCAGAGCGTATTATTTATTAAAGAAGATATTCCCTGGAGATTGGATCGTATGGATAT encodes the following:
- the rbm46 gene encoding probable RNA-binding protein 46 isoform X1; the encoded protein is MNGDACSALMHEDGGTDSPNEAALLALMEKTGYSMVQENGQRKFGGPPPGWEGPPPPRGCEVFVGKIPRDMYEDELVPVFERAGRIYEFRLMMEFSGENRGYAFVMYTTREAAQRAIQMLDNHEIRPGKFVGVCVSLDNCRLFIGSIPKDKRKEDILEEMSKVTEGVVDVIVYPSATDKTKNRGFAFIEYESHKAAAMARRKLIPGTFQLWGSTIQVDWAEPERDVDEDTMQQVRVLYVRNLMLSTTEDALRREFSRLRPGAVERVKKLTDYAFVHFHSRDDALAALQRMNGALIDGAAVEVTLAKPVCREGGRGGRRGGGGDMGGGGGGSGGGGGGFMFLPREDGGMGGVGGGGMENMRSPFLLGLSAGGDGGGVGGERCVYPLVPGAPLSPASLQSLRPGQLASAVSLLELCCLQNSWSAPEYLLLSCPGPHHKTLLIYKVVISRSSFLPDKLCSCVEDAKELAAQNALWSLDCSILSGGSPSSLSPPAAGLLSYSCRAFPCPLSPPLPTSPLQRIYLPNQPSVFF
- the LOC134016027 gene encoding lecithin retinol acyltransferase-like; protein product: MFPLYFLGLLFIAPRTDDKREDRESGKERESGKERESGKERESRARSERGCTGFDRGDVLEVSRAVFTHYGVYLGGGRVAHLVPDILPVVSDDLQAIAQTVTNTRFLLGILAKVASVRMDKVEDFAYGSEIVVNRTDKLVSRPPLQGEEVARRAEKLLGLANFSLLWWNCEHYTMYCRYASSMSFQSAQFCLTARKYLLRRASAYLSAALGLFLMVYLDAVSLFSAFAIFFVSINVWMAV
- the rbm46 gene encoding probable RNA-binding protein 46 isoform X2, yielding MNGDACSALMHEDGGTDSPNEAALLALMEKTGYSMVQENGQRKFGGPPPGWEGPPPPRGCEVFVGKIPRDMYEDELVPVFERAGRIYEFRLMMEFSGENRGYAFVMYTTREAAQRAIQMLDNHEIRPGKFVGVCVSLDNCRLFIGSIPKDKRKEDILEEMSKVTEGVVDVIVYPSATDKTKNRGFAFIEYESHKAAAMARRKLIPGTFQLWGSTIQVDWAEPERDVDEDTMQQVRVLYVRNLMLSTTEDALRREFSRLRPGAVERVKKLTDYAFVHFHSRDDALAALQRMNGALIDGAAVEVTLAKPVCREGGRGGRRGGGGDMGGGGGGSGGGGGGFMFLPREDGGMGGVGGGGMENMRSPFLLGLSAGGDGGGVGGERCVYPLVPGAPLSPASLQSLRPGQLASAVSLLELCCLQNSWSAPEYLLLSCPGPHHKTLLIYKVVISRSSFLPDKLCSCVEDAKELAAQNALWSLGFLTEKHL